A window of the Alnus glutinosa chromosome 4, dhAlnGlut1.1, whole genome shotgun sequence genome harbors these coding sequences:
- the LOC133867287 gene encoding glycine-rich protein DC7.1-like → MGYSNTFLLLGLVFAVVLLISSDVSARELAEAAQTQENVQTDAVEEAKHGDHKHGHGHGHGHGHHGHGGHGHGPPGHGAASETETDQN, encoded by the exons ATGGGTTACTCCAATACTTTTCTTCTCCTTGGTCTTGTCTTTGCTGTTGTGCTTCTCATCTCCTCCGATGTCTCGGCTCGTGAGCTAGCTGAGGCCGCTCAAACCC AGGAAAATGTCCAAACTGACGCTGTGGAGGAGGCCAAGCATGGTGACCATAAGCACGGGCATGGACACGGGCATGGACATGGTCACCACGGCCACGGCGGACATGGTCATGGTCCTCCAGGACATGGTGCTGCTAGCGAGACAGAAACTGACCAAAATTAG
- the LOC133866167 gene encoding phytohormone-binding protein-like → MTQQVQTSQAKVGVGLEVLWRALTKELRFVAQKVIPNLVKDVELIEGDGGLGSVLLFKFHDGVSAMTYQKEKIVELDESLHQITLEVMEGGYISLGFASYKTTLILTATGEQESLVDVIVSYHHSQTDQESAIPSNSVDSTLHFIKCLESYFLNGAS, encoded by the exons ATGACACAACAAGTACAAACCTCCCAAGCAAAAGTTGGTGTTGGGTTGGAGGTCCTCTGGAGAGCTTTGACAAAAGAATTGAGATTTGTGGCTCAAAAAGTTATCCCAAACTTAGTAAAGGATGTGGAATTGATCGAAGGAGACGGTGGCCTTGGTTCAGTCCTGCTCTTCAAATTTCACGATG GTGTATCGGCAATGACATATCAGAAGGAGAAGATTGTGGAACTTGATGAGTCTCTGCATCAAATTACATTGGAAGTAATGGAGGGGGGGTATATAAGTCTTGGTTTTGCTTCCTACAAGACAACTCTCATACTGACTGCGACTGGAGAGCAGGAGAGCTTGGTTGATGTCATAGTTTCATATCATCACTCTCAAACAGATCAAGAAAGTGCCATACCATCAAACTCAGTGGACTCAACGCTACATTTTATTAAGTGCTTAGAATCTTATTTCTTGAATGGTGCTTCCTAG